Within the Serratia sp. UGAL515B_01 genome, the region GGCGAGACTCTAGCTATGCTGAAAGCTGTCAGCTTCCTAATGTTTTAATCTGGCTGCTTTTGCTGCTATTACCTTATTGCTAAGGTCTAGCTTGGTGGTGGGGGAAGGATTCGAACCTTCGAAGTCTGTGACGGCAGATTTACAGTCTGCTCCCTTTGGCCGCTCGGGAACCCCACCAAGTACTAACGCTTGCAAAAATCTGTCTTGCTAAGCGGGGCGCATCATATCAAATGAAGCGCTTGTGTAAAGTATTGAAATGCAGAAAGTGAACTGTTTGCCGTTTTTTTATTCTTGGCGGTGCTTCCGTGAACGGAATACACCGCATACTTTAACCGCTACAGGATGACTGTGCGGTTACCGTAGACGAAAACACGCTGCGCCAAAACATGATATAGCGCACGGCTAAGAACGTTTTTTTCGACATCGCGACCAGCGCGCATCATATCATCTGCTGAGTAGGTATGATCGACATGGATAACGTCTTGCATAATGATAGGGCCTTCATCCAGGCAGTCGTTAACATAATGCGCTGTGGCACCGATGATCTTCACGCCACGTTCATAAGCCTGATGATAAGGTCGGGCACCAATAAAGGCTGGCAGGAATGAATGGTGAATGTTTATCACTTGGTTTGGATAATGCTGCACGAAAGCAGGGGTGAGAACGCGCATATATTTTGCTAGAACAACATAATCGGGTTGATACTGGTCGATCTGAGCAATCATCTTGAGATCGTGCTCTTCACGCGTGAGGCCTTCATGACTGACAAGATGGAAAGGAATATCAAACCGTTCTACTAAGGTTTGTAGCGTAGTGTGGTTGCCAATAACGGCAGAAATTTCGACATCAAGGCCGCCATAGGTGCTTTTCATTAACAAATCACCCAGGCAGTGAGCTTCTTTGGTCACTAACACAACAATGCGC harbors:
- the purU gene encoding formyltetrahydrofolate deformylase, with the protein product MPHQNVQRKILRTICPDAKGLIAKITNICYKHELNIVQNNEFVDHLTGRFFMRTELEGIFNDVTLLTDLDGALPMGSERELHCAGRRRIVVLVTKEAHCLGDLLMKSTYGGLDVEISAVIGNHTTLQTLVERFDIPFHLVSHEGLTREEHDLKMIAQIDQYQPDYVVLAKYMRVLTPAFVQHYPNQVINIHHSFLPAFIGARPYHQAYERGVKIIGATAHYVNDCLDEGPIIMQDVIHVDHTYSADDMMRAGRDVEKNVLSRALYHVLAQRVFVYGNRTVIL